In one window of Azotobacter salinestris DNA:
- a CDS encoding type II asparaginase has translation MKHCLSAFAPALLALGLLLSPALRAAEAETAPPRPRVALLATGGTIAGAGASAANSATYQAARVPVEQLLAGVPQLAELAEVRGEQVFQLASESFGNEQLLALGRRVAALAENPEVDGIVITHGTDTLEETAYFLTLVERTDKPIVLVGSMRPGTALSADGALNLYNAVAVAGDPASRGKGVLVTLNDEIHSGRDVSKALNIKTEAFKSPWGPLGMVVEGRSYWFRLPAKRHTLNSEFDIRQIASLPRVDIAYAYGNLDDTAYRAFAGAGARAIVHAGTGNGSVAAPVVPALRALREEGLQIIRASRADQGGFVLRNAEQPDDRYDWVVAHDLNPQKARILAMLALTRTRTQDSRELQRIFWEY, from the coding sequence ATGAAGCACTGCCTGTCCGCGTTCGCGCCCGCCCTGCTCGCCCTGGGCCTGCTGCTGTCGCCCGCGCTGCGCGCCGCCGAGGCCGAAACGGCGCCGCCGCGGCCGCGGGTGGCCCTCCTCGCCACCGGCGGCACCATCGCCGGCGCCGGCGCCAGCGCCGCCAACAGCGCCACCTACCAGGCGGCCAGGGTCCCGGTCGAGCAACTGCTCGCCGGCGTGCCGCAACTCGCCGAGCTGGCCGAGGTGCGCGGCGAACAGGTGTTCCAGCTCGCCTCGGAAAGCTTCGGCAACGAGCAGCTGCTGGCGCTCGGCAGGCGCGTCGCCGCGCTGGCGGAGAATCCCGAGGTCGACGGCATCGTCATCACCCACGGCACCGACACCCTGGAGGAGACCGCCTACTTCCTCACCCTGGTCGAGCGCACCGACAAGCCCATCGTGCTGGTCGGCTCCATGCGCCCGGGCACCGCCCTGTCCGCCGACGGCGCGCTCAACCTGTACAACGCCGTCGCCGTGGCCGGCGATCCGGCATCGCGCGGTAAGGGCGTGCTGGTGACCCTGAACGACGAGATCCACTCCGGGCGCGATGTCAGCAAGGCGCTGAACATCAAGACCGAAGCCTTCAAGAGCCCCTGGGGCCCGCTGGGCATGGTGGTCGAAGGCAGGAGCTACTGGTTCCGCCTGCCGGCCAAGCGCCACACGCTGAACTCCGAGTTCGACATCCGCCAGATCGCCAGCCTGCCGCGGGTCGACATCGCCTATGCCTACGGCAACCTCGACGACACCGCCTACCGGGCCTTCGCCGGCGCCGGAGCCAGGGCGATCGTGCATGCCGGCACCGGCAACGGCTCGGTCGCCGCCCCCGTGGTGCCGGCCCTGCGGGCGCTGCGCGAAGAGGGCCTGCAGATCATCCGCGCCTCGCGCGCCGACCAGGGCGGCTTCGTCCTGCGCAACGCCGAGCAGCCGGACGACCGCTACGACTGGGTGGTCGCCCACGACCTCAACCCGCAGAAGGCGCGCATCCTCGCCATGCTCGCCCTGACCCGGACCCGGACCCAGGACAGCCGGGAGCTGCAGCGGATCTTCTGGGAATA
- a CDS encoding RNA-guided endonuclease InsQ/TnpB family protein, translating to MNRAYKYRFYPTPEQAQLLAQTFGCTRFVYNHVLRWRTDAFFQRQEKVGYLEANAELTRLKRSGELPWLNEVSCVPLQQCLRHQQTAFRNFFAGRTKYPAFKSKKHRQSAEFTRSAFSYRDGKLYLAKSRTPLDIRWSRPLPGEPSTVTVSKDSAGRYFVSCLCEFEPEALPVTPQMIGIDLGLKDLFVTSEGERIGNPRHTARYATRLALAQHRLSRKKLGSKNRAKARLKVARIHARISDCRMDRLHKLSRRLINENQVVCVESLAVKNLIRNPKLGKAIADAGWGEFVRQLEYKGGWAGRQVVGIDRWYPSSKRCSCCGHILERLPLPVRSWSCPECGTEHDRDVNAAINIKAAGLAVLALGENVSGIGQVPLSGSR from the coding sequence ATGAACCGTGCGTACAAATACCGTTTCTACCCGACACCTGAGCAGGCGCAATTGCTGGCTCAGACGTTCGGCTGTACGCGCTTTGTCTATAACCATGTCCTGCGCTGGCGAACCGATGCATTCTTCCAGCGGCAGGAGAAGGTCGGGTATCTGGAAGCCAATGCGGAACTCACCAGGCTCAAGCGCTCCGGTGAGTTGCCGTGGCTGAACGAGGTGTCGTGCGTCCCGCTGCAGCAGTGCCTTCGCCATCAGCAGACCGCGTTCAGGAACTTCTTTGCGGGCCGCACGAAGTACCCGGCATTCAAGAGCAAGAAGCATCGCCAGTCCGCCGAGTTCACCCGGTCGGCGTTCAGCTACCGGGACGGCAAGCTGTACCTGGCCAAGTCCAGGACGCCGCTGGATATCCGCTGGAGCCGGCCGCTTCCTGGCGAGCCGTCCACCGTCACCGTTTCCAAAGACTCTGCAGGCCGGTACTTCGTGTCCTGCCTGTGCGAGTTCGAACCTGAGGCCTTGCCCGTCACGCCGCAGATGATCGGCATCGACCTGGGCCTGAAAGACCTGTTCGTCACCAGCGAGGGCGAACGCATCGGCAATCCCCGCCATACGGCCAGATACGCCACCCGGTTGGCCCTGGCGCAGCACCGGCTGAGCAGGAAAAAGCTCGGCTCGAAGAACCGCGCCAAGGCCCGGCTGAAGGTGGCCCGTATTCACGCCAGAATCTCCGATTGCCGCATGGACCGCTTGCACAAGCTGTCCCGCAGACTGATCAACGAGAACCAAGTGGTCTGCGTCGAATCCCTCGCCGTGAAGAACCTGATCCGCAACCCGAAGCTGGGCAAAGCCATCGCCGATGCCGGCTGGGGCGAGTTCGTGCGCCAGCTGGAGTACAAGGGTGGCTGGGCTGGGAGGCAGGTGGTCGGCATCGACCGCTGGTATCCCAGCTCAAAGCGTTGCTCGTGTTGCGGGCATATCCTTGAGCGGCTGCCTCTGCCGGTCCGCTCCTGGAGCTGCCCGGAGTGCGGAACCGAACACGACCGCGACGTGAATGCCGCGATCAACATTAAAGCCGCCGGGCTGGCGGTGTTAGCCCTTGGAGAGAATGTAAGTGGCATTGGTCAAGTACCGCTGTCCGGTTCTCGGTGA
- a CDS encoding amino acid ABC transporter ATP-binding protein → MISIRNVSKWYGDFQVLSDCSTEVQKGEVVVVCGPSGSGKSTLIKCVNALEPFQQGDILVDGTSLAAPRTDLPKLRARVGMVFQHFELFPHLTVTENLTLAQIKVLGRSKAEATDKGLALLERVGLEAHAHKHPGQLSGGQQQRVAIARALAMDPVVMLFDEPTSALDPEMVNEVLDVMVQLAQEGMTMMCVTHEMGFARKVANRVIFMDRGSIVEDCATEAFFGDISARSERARQFLAKILPH, encoded by the coding sequence ATGATTTCGATCCGAAACGTCAGCAAGTGGTACGGGGACTTCCAGGTTCTCAGCGACTGCAGCACCGAGGTGCAGAAGGGCGAGGTGGTGGTGGTCTGCGGACCGTCCGGCTCCGGCAAGTCCACCCTGATCAAGTGCGTCAACGCTCTGGAGCCCTTCCAGCAGGGCGACATCCTGGTCGACGGCACCTCCCTGGCCGCCCCCAGGACCGACCTGCCGAAGCTGCGCGCGCGGGTCGGCATGGTGTTCCAGCACTTCGAGCTGTTCCCCCACCTGACGGTCACCGAGAACCTGACCCTGGCGCAGATCAAGGTGCTCGGCCGCAGCAAGGCCGAAGCCACCGACAAGGGCTTGGCGCTGCTCGAGCGGGTCGGCCTCGAGGCCCACGCCCACAAGCATCCCGGCCAGCTCTCCGGCGGCCAGCAGCAGCGCGTGGCGATCGCCCGCGCGCTGGCCATGGACCCGGTGGTGATGCTGTTCGACGAGCCGACCTCGGCGCTCGACCCGGAAATGGTCAACGAGGTGCTCGACGTGATGGTCCAGCTCGCCCAGGAAGGCATGACCATGATGTGCGTGACCCACGAGATGGGCTTCGCCCGCAAGGTCGCCAACCGGGTGATCTTCATGGACCGCGGCAGCATCGTCGAGGACTGCGCCACGGAGGCGTTCTTCGGCGACATCTCGGCGCGCAGCGAGCGCGCCCGGCAGTTCCTCGCCAAGATCCTCCCGCATTGA